Proteins encoded together in one Candidatus Woesearchaeota archaeon window:
- the ychF gene encoding redox-regulated ATPase YchF, which yields MLIGIVGKPSCGKSTFFKAATLAEVEIANYPFTTIKPNRAVGFVRVEDPARAFGKVSNPRTGFVAGPFRFVPVDLIDVAGLVPGAHQGEGMGLQFLNDLNQADALVHVVDASGSTNEKGEFVGVGGYDPLEDVRFLDRELDFWFLSILKKGWEKFARSVQQTRGDIVKALAKQLSGVGVDEELVKEALETAALLTVPPLEWTEEALFGLAKFLRRKTKPMLIAANKADMPGALEQVERLRAAFPDVLIIPCSAESELALREAAKQGLIEYIPGEREFVVKNEAGLSDRQRSALAFIREKVLGVLGSTGVQDVLNQAVFTLLKRKAVFPGGVGKLEDSEGRVLPDCFLMEEGATALDFAYRLHSDFGNNFIKAINVRTKLPVGKDHVLENGDIIEIMARK from the coding sequence ATGCTCATCGGTATTGTTGGGAAGCCGAGTTGTGGAAAGTCGACGTTTTTTAAGGCGGCAACGCTTGCTGAGGTTGAAATCGCGAATTATCCTTTCACAACGATCAAGCCTAATCGGGCGGTTGGGTTCGTGAGGGTGGAGGATCCTGCTCGGGCGTTTGGGAAGGTGAGCAATCCTCGAACAGGTTTTGTTGCAGGTCCGTTTCGCTTTGTTCCGGTTGATTTAATTGACGTGGCAGGCCTCGTTCCGGGGGCGCATCAGGGAGAGGGAATGGGTTTGCAGTTTTTGAATGATTTAAACCAGGCTGATGCGTTGGTCCACGTTGTTGACGCCTCCGGTTCTACAAACGAGAAAGGAGAGTTCGTGGGTGTTGGGGGTTATGATCCTCTTGAGGATGTGCGGTTCTTGGATCGAGAATTGGATTTTTGGTTCTTGAGCATTTTGAAGAAGGGGTGGGAAAAGTTTGCGAGGAGTGTTCAGCAAACGCGTGGGGATATTGTCAAGGCGCTTGCAAAGCAGTTGTCCGGCGTTGGTGTTGACGAAGAGTTAGTGAAGGAGGCGCTTGAAACAGCGGCTTTGTTGACGGTTCCTCCGCTTGAGTGGACGGAGGAGGCCTTGTTTGGTTTGGCCAAGTTTTTACGGCGAAAAACAAAGCCTATGCTCATTGCAGCGAACAAGGCAGACATGCCCGGGGCGTTGGAGCAAGTAGAACGGCTGAGGGCTGCTTTTCCGGATGTGTTGATTATTCCTTGTTCTGCAGAGTCTGAGTTGGCGCTGCGCGAGGCGGCTAAGCAAGGGTTGATTGAGTACATTCCGGGGGAGCGGGAGTTTGTTGTGAAGAATGAGGCGGGGCTTTCAGATCGGCAAAGGTCTGCTTTGGCGTTCATTCGCGAGAAGGTGCTTGGCGTTCTTGGTTCGACAGGGGTGCAGGACGTGCTTAACCAAGCAGTTTTTACTTTATTGAAGAGAAAGGCAGTGTTTCCTGGCGGGGTGGGAAAGCTTGAGGATAGCGAAGGCAGGGTGCTTCCTGATTGTTTTTTGATGGAGGAAGGAGCGACGGCGCTTGATTTTGCTTACCGGTTGCATTCCGATTTCGGGAATAATTTTATTAAGGCGATTAATGTGAGGACGAAGCTTCCTGTGGGGAAAGATCATGTGCTTGAGAACGGCGACATTATTGAGATTATGGCGAGGAAGTAG
- a CDS encoding CBS domain-containing protein, whose product MSITAFFKQYLLRKQQRKLYLALQDILQTNLGNLLSQDPQEILPTAPLNIALKRMIERGNSFLLVLDKNKPLGILREKAFLEERAFNKNFLNLPVKSCMEPVPPILANEATLHEAMESAVQHQHTETLVRLPNNNLGVVSLQAIAERIDRHYNDLIENIDILPKVKDFTFAPAIWVDYDTPLLQARRLLLTSPSGSLLVRPPDDFILKGIITERDFISEFYKYGAEFSRFLCKNIMNSPVVTIRPETDIFEANRVMLKQGFRRLPVTETNRYLGIITPLQLFDCLIKTYHQFTRKQITSQARPQGKQKPGKEAKKNKAPRKPSREKTNAKNS is encoded by the coding sequence ATGAGCATCACCGCCTTTTTCAAACAATACCTCCTGCGCAAACAACAGCGAAAACTCTACCTTGCTCTTCAAGACATTCTTCAAACCAACCTGGGCAACCTCCTCTCCCAAGACCCGCAAGAAATCCTCCCGACAGCCCCGCTCAACATCGCCCTCAAACGCATGATTGAACGAGGAAATTCCTTTCTCCTTGTTCTCGACAAAAACAAGCCCCTCGGCATCCTGCGCGAGAAGGCCTTCCTTGAAGAACGCGCGTTCAACAAAAACTTTCTCAACCTCCCTGTCAAGTCCTGCATGGAGCCCGTACCGCCTATTCTAGCAAACGAGGCAACACTCCACGAAGCCATGGAAAGCGCGGTCCAACACCAACACACCGAAACGCTCGTCAGGCTCCCTAACAACAACCTCGGCGTCGTCTCCCTCCAAGCCATCGCAGAACGAATCGATAGACATTACAACGACCTTATCGAGAACATCGACATCCTCCCCAAAGTCAAAGACTTCACCTTTGCTCCCGCAATCTGGGTAGACTACGACACCCCGCTCCTCCAAGCAAGACGCCTCCTCCTGACCAGCCCCTCAGGAAGCCTCCTTGTCAGGCCACCCGACGACTTTATTCTCAAAGGCATTATTACCGAAAGAGACTTCATCTCCGAATTCTACAAGTATGGCGCAGAGTTCTCTCGCTTCCTCTGCAAAAACATCATGAACAGCCCCGTCGTCACCATCCGCCCCGAAACAGACATCTTCGAAGCCAACAGGGTCATGCTCAAGCAAGGATTTCGCCGGCTTCCCGTCACTGAGACCAACAGGTACCTCGGAATCATCACCCCTCTCCAACTCTTCGACTGCCTCATCAAAACCTACCACCAATTCACGAGGAAACAAATAACGAGCCAAGCGAGACCGCAAGGAAAACAAAAGCCAGGAAAGGAAGCAAAGAAAAACAAGGCACCCAGGAAGCCCTCTCGAGAAAAAACAAACGCTAAGAACTCTTAA
- a CDS encoding response regulator has translation MKPTVVIVEDDANIALAEKMILEEHYDVHVAHDGKEGLGLIKTLKPDLAILDVMMPAMDGFTLCKHIKSDENLKKTKVVMVTAKNQERDEAQGLELGADDYIMKPFEDIELLHVVRQVLNQA, from the coding sequence GTGAAACCAACTGTAGTCATCGTCGAAGACGATGCCAACATCGCACTTGCTGAGAAAATGATTCTTGAAGAGCACTACGACGTCCACGTCGCTCACGACGGAAAAGAAGGGCTCGGCCTTATCAAAACCCTCAAGCCAGACCTCGCCATCCTAGATGTCATGATGCCCGCCATGGACGGTTTCACCCTCTGCAAACACATAAAATCTGATGAAAACCTCAAGAAAACAAAGGTCGTCATGGTCACAGCAAAGAACCAAGAACGAGACGAAGCACAAGGGTTAGAACTCGGAGCCGACGACTACATCATGAAACCATTCGAAGATATTGAGCTTCTCCATGTCGTGCGCCAAGTCCTCAACCAAGCATGA
- a CDS encoding sensor histidine kinase gives MILHDLLTTYHRTNAFLATNAGLLFISTIETVLFFLITYMLLSELRRTEQKIFLKRLILSFTAFFLGATLQAATLAIHVFANNPSYYAMTIGIINTLKLAGVVLITNAFINPQTARTILNRKTLAELTFVFLVSAVLHILAVATEQLALTSNTLTFFFETFTAIFALQAVIIVAQSKQHYGKYAFSIALAFLLLSLKPLLIIINVLFFESQAQRLLIVAHPLPLLATLLLFRVVYLRLVDKASLRERLAKATTLYEKEKEIGKLKEEFLDLVSHEFRTPLTTITLYTKFLQNHTTNEGKRFLSVLQQETSRLSELVNDLLDIRKLEQGKMKLKPKLVAIKELIAAAAPPALAESKQLTLSIRAPKTLKAHVDPDLFKHLIQNLYSNAIKFTPEGGAITISARRSSTRKKASAPAASKNSIEIKIKDTGVGIPKQDLPHLFDKFFQSGHHLTRTQKGTGLGLAIVKEIVDLHRGTITVASTPGKGTTFTITIPQPIPTKHKQPRKRAKEPR, from the coding sequence ATGATTCTGCACGACCTCCTCACCACGTACCACCGCACCAACGCGTTTCTCGCAACCAATGCAGGACTCCTTTTCATCTCAACTATTGAAACTGTCTTGTTCTTCCTCATCACCTACATGCTCCTCAGTGAACTGCGGAGGACAGAGCAAAAAATATTCCTCAAACGCCTCATCCTCTCCTTCACAGCGTTTTTTCTAGGAGCGACCCTCCAAGCAGCAACCCTTGCCATACACGTCTTCGCTAACAATCCATCCTACTACGCCATGACTATTGGCATTATCAACACGCTCAAGCTAGCTGGCGTCGTCCTCATCACGAATGCTTTCATCAACCCCCAAACGGCGCGCACAATACTCAACAGAAAAACACTCGCCGAACTCACCTTCGTTTTTCTCGTCAGCGCCGTCCTCCACATACTCGCCGTTGCGACAGAACAACTCGCCCTCACCTCCAACACGCTCACCTTCTTTTTCGAAACCTTCACAGCAATCTTCGCGCTCCAAGCAGTCATCATCGTCGCACAAAGCAAACAGCACTACGGTAAATACGCGTTTTCAATCGCACTCGCATTTCTCTTGCTCTCCCTCAAGCCCTTGCTCATAATTATCAACGTCCTATTTTTCGAGTCGCAGGCACAAAGACTGCTCATCGTTGCACACCCCCTCCCCCTCCTAGCAACCCTTCTTCTCTTCCGAGTCGTTTATCTCAGACTGGTAGACAAAGCATCACTCCGTGAACGCCTCGCGAAAGCAACCACTCTGTACGAAAAAGAAAAAGAAATAGGAAAGCTCAAAGAAGAGTTCCTTGACCTTGTCAGCCACGAGTTCCGCACACCCCTCACCACCATAACCCTCTACACAAAGTTCTTGCAAAACCACACGACCAACGAAGGCAAGCGCTTCCTCTCGGTCCTTCAACAAGAAACCTCCAGGTTATCAGAACTTGTCAACGACCTCCTCGACATAAGAAAACTCGAACAAGGAAAGATGAAACTCAAGCCCAAACTGGTAGCAATCAAAGAACTCATCGCCGCAGCCGCCCCTCCCGCCCTTGCAGAATCCAAACAGCTCACCCTCTCAATCCGCGCACCAAAAACGCTGAAAGCCCACGTAGATCCCGACCTTTTCAAGCACCTCATCCAAAACCTCTACAGCAACGCGATAAAGTTCACGCCAGAAGGAGGAGCAATAACCATCTCTGCGAGGCGTTCTTCAACAAGAAAAAAAGCTTCTGCACCTGCGGCTTCCAAGAACAGCATAGAAATCAAAATCAAAGACACTGGCGTCGGGATCCCCAAGCAAGACCTCCCCCACCTCTTTGACAAGTTCTTCCAGTCAGGACATCACCTCACCAGAACACAGAAAGGCACAGGACTAGGCCTCGCCATTGTAAAAGAAATCGTGGACCTTCACCGAGGAACCATAACCGTAGCGTCAACCCCGGGCAAAGGGACAACATTCACTATAACCATCCCGCAACCAATACCAACAAAACACAAACAACCCCGAAAACGGGCTAAAGAACCGCGCTAA
- a CDS encoding radical SAM protein, giving the protein MCAQKQLRPPQTPLSSTTQAPSLAATFTETITTGPLPKGCVLCAQGRKSVLYVTGLCPRACFYCPLSEEKNKKDITAINEWETKNTEDIIQEITLCQSRGLGITGGDPLMRIERTTSLITACKQAFGPDFHIHLYTSLNLFIPKLLQPLFEAGLDEIRIHPDLESTTLWERIPNGSRYSWTFGIEIPALPGKEETIRRLITYAKDHVSFVNLNELETSETNAQALAKQGLRKLPGTTHAIEGSRATALRIIDYCKQEKLTPPLTIHFCPSRFKDAVQMRKRLLLRAQSVKHPFDTITEDGMLKRGVLYPDTLVPGTRYRERLAKHRKEALAHLHRIKARITAQHRINPATLIIDENKPRIICPEKTAKRLVPALRHLGLVAAVVEEYPTKDALDVEITFL; this is encoded by the coding sequence ATGTGCGCACAAAAACAACTCCGACCTCCGCAAACACCCCTCTCCTCAACGACGCAGGCGCCCTCCCTTGCAGCGACGTTCACGGAAACGATAACCACCGGGCCACTCCCCAAAGGATGCGTTCTCTGTGCCCAAGGCAGAAAAAGTGTTCTCTATGTCACCGGGCTCTGCCCGCGAGCCTGCTTCTACTGCCCCCTTTCTGAAGAGAAAAACAAAAAAGATATCACCGCCATCAACGAATGGGAAACAAAAAATACAGAAGATATCATCCAAGAAATAACGCTCTGCCAATCACGAGGCCTCGGCATCACCGGTGGAGATCCACTCATGCGCATTGAGCGCACAACTTCTCTCATTACCGCCTGCAAGCAAGCCTTCGGCCCCGACTTTCACATCCATCTCTACACCAGCCTCAACCTCTTCATACCCAAACTGCTCCAACCCCTCTTTGAAGCAGGGCTTGATGAAATCCGAATCCACCCCGACCTTGAAAGCACCACCCTCTGGGAGCGCATCCCCAACGGTTCTCGCTATTCCTGGACGTTCGGAATTGAAATACCCGCACTGCCCGGGAAAGAAGAAACAATCCGACGCCTCATCACATACGCCAAAGACCACGTGTCCTTTGTCAACCTCAACGAACTCGAAACCAGCGAAACGAACGCGCAAGCACTCGCCAAACAAGGACTCAGAAAACTCCCCGGAACCACCCACGCGATAGAAGGATCCAGAGCCACTGCCTTACGCATCATAGACTACTGCAAACAAGAAAAACTCACCCCTCCCCTCACCATCCACTTCTGCCCTTCCCGCTTCAAAGACGCCGTGCAAATGCGAAAACGTCTCCTGCTCAGGGCACAAAGCGTGAAACACCCGTTTGACACTATCACAGAGGACGGCATGCTCAAGCGAGGCGTTCTCTACCCTGACACGCTCGTCCCAGGAACCCGATACCGAGAACGCCTTGCCAAACACCGAAAAGAAGCCCTCGCACATCTTCACCGCATCAAAGCACGCATAACAGCCCAGCACCGCATCAACCCCGCAACGCTCATCATTGATGAAAACAAGCCGCGCATCATCTGCCCTGAAAAAACAGCAAAGCGGCTCGTCCCCGCGCTTCGCCACCTCGGCCTCGTCGCAGCCGTCGTAGAAGAATACCCGACCAAGGACGCCCTTGACGTAGAAATAACGTTTCTTTGA
- a CDS encoding replication factor C large subunit, with translation MKGAEHQRERKEARTGHEKASLAKEPWIFKYQPRTTKDVIGQEEAVKKVETYIQAYKPGGKALLLAGPTGSGKTATVHAIATEHSREILEVNASDTRNKDQLFTIVGQASKSMSIFGTGKIILIDEIDGLAGNKDRGGALAVAELIKQSKHPIILTTNDLSPQKLKPIRKQTTTVLFPPVDTNTITAHLEYICRQENITAPKEALKTLARRSNGDVRSAVNDLQVLCASGTLDTSLLDIIAQRDRTETMLHALLRVFKTTQANVALGAFDEVNEDLDKIFLWMDENLPREYTRPEDIAKAYHALALADRFFGRIKRWQHYRFYVYCYILLSAGIALAKQERYQATNAYQEPKRILKQWMAKQKNFKKQAIASKLADATHTSTKRALQETLPYFRLTYQHATHAEKKHLADNLDITPEEQAWLEQRN, from the coding sequence ATGAAGGGCGCGGAACACCAACGAGAACGCAAGGAAGCCAGGACCGGGCATGAAAAGGCATCCCTCGCGAAGGAACCTTGGATTTTCAAATACCAGCCAAGAACGACTAAGGACGTTATAGGTCAAGAGGAAGCGGTCAAGAAGGTTGAAACCTACATCCAAGCATACAAACCAGGAGGAAAAGCCCTTCTCCTAGCAGGCCCAACCGGGAGCGGCAAGACGGCAACCGTCCACGCCATCGCAACCGAACACTCAAGGGAAATTCTCGAAGTCAACGCGTCAGACACGCGCAACAAAGACCAACTGTTTACCATTGTCGGCCAAGCAAGCAAGTCCATGAGCATCTTCGGGACCGGAAAGATCATACTCATCGATGAAATCGATGGCCTGGCAGGAAACAAAGATAGAGGCGGGGCGCTAGCCGTTGCAGAACTCATCAAACAATCAAAACACCCCATTATTCTCACGACCAACGACCTTTCACCTCAAAAACTCAAGCCAATCCGCAAACAAACAACCACCGTCCTCTTCCCCCCTGTTGACACCAATACCATCACGGCTCACTTGGAGTACATCTGCCGACAAGAAAACATCACAGCCCCGAAAGAAGCCCTCAAAACACTCGCGAGACGCTCGAACGGGGACGTACGCTCAGCAGTCAACGACCTCCAAGTCCTCTGCGCTTCAGGAACGCTGGACACGAGCCTGCTCGACATCATCGCCCAACGCGACCGGACAGAAACCATGCTTCACGCCCTCCTACGCGTCTTCAAAACAACGCAGGCGAACGTCGCTCTCGGAGCATTCGACGAGGTGAACGAAGATCTCGACAAAATCTTCCTTTGGATGGATGAAAACCTCCCCAGAGAATACACCCGTCCTGAAGACATCGCAAAAGCATATCACGCACTTGCCCTTGCAGACCGCTTCTTTGGCCGCATCAAACGATGGCAACACTACCGCTTCTACGTCTATTGCTACATCCTCCTTTCAGCAGGCATCGCCCTCGCAAAGCAAGAACGCTACCAAGCCACCAACGCCTACCAAGAACCCAAACGCATCCTCAAACAATGGATGGCCAAGCAAAAAAACTTCAAAAAACAGGCTATCGCAAGCAAACTCGCCGACGCGACCCACACAAGCACGAAGCGCGCCCTCCAAGAAACGCTTCCTTACTTTCGCCTTACGTACCAGCACGCAACACACGCAGAGAAAAAACACCTCGCAGACAACCTTGACATCACCCCTGAAGAACAAGCGTGGCTCGAGCAACGCAATTGA
- a CDS encoding ATP-binding protein — translation MTGKKNNTQTKGIIIGGKFGEILARQKSTTTLEIGELLIAETPEQRILFQVYDLLFGSQLSQQNLELISGMNLEEHQASMEFLEPHERTYTLAFIKALATLKGRTIRTAKTLPAFFSHLRDVQEEDLVFTTPPNPLFVGNLRSGSKQLDIPINLPGRETLTHHILIPATTGRGKSNLMKVILWNLASENYAGVLVLDPHDEYYRGSHALSNHPNKNKIAHYSPNPSPGQPTLTIHTSLIRPEHFDGALSWSTAQKECITAYYKKFKEHWIEAIIKAEELDQQVVFREETAAVVRRRLINTLGITYKNNTPTTSASPFSFHSGTTTIRDVLSRIEEGSIVVIDTSSFSGAQEILIGSMFASALFASYKRHKARGALEEKPVAVIVLEEAPRVLGKEVLEQGPNIFSTIAREGRKFNLGIVAITQLPSLIPRQILANMNTKIILGTEMKPERQAIIESAAQDLSKDDRAIASLDKGEAIITSNFTKFAIPVAIPYFPHYAASTTQQHAPAKSVKKAFAGIKTQQ, via the coding sequence ATGACAGGCAAAAAAAACAACACCCAAACCAAAGGCATCATAATCGGCGGAAAATTCGGAGAAATACTTGCACGACAAAAATCAACCACGACGCTAGAAATCGGGGAACTTCTCATCGCAGAAACACCGGAACAACGCATCCTCTTCCAAGTCTACGACCTCCTCTTCGGGTCGCAGCTCAGCCAACAAAACCTCGAACTCATCAGCGGCATGAACCTCGAAGAACACCAAGCAAGCATGGAATTCCTCGAACCACACGAACGAACCTACACCCTCGCCTTCATCAAAGCCCTCGCGACGCTGAAAGGAAGAACAATCCGAACCGCAAAAACCCTTCCTGCTTTCTTCTCCCACCTCCGCGATGTCCAAGAAGAAGACCTCGTCTTCACCACCCCCCCAAACCCCCTCTTCGTCGGCAACCTCCGATCAGGATCCAAACAACTCGACATACCCATCAACCTCCCAGGGAGAGAAACACTCACCCACCATATTCTCATACCCGCAACGACAGGAAGAGGCAAGAGCAACCTCATGAAAGTCATACTCTGGAACTTGGCGAGCGAAAACTACGCAGGAGTTCTTGTCTTGGACCCTCACGACGAATACTACCGAGGATCCCACGCCCTCAGCAACCACCCCAACAAGAACAAAATCGCCCACTACTCCCCAAACCCGTCCCCCGGCCAACCAACGCTCACGATCCACACGTCACTCATCCGCCCCGAACACTTCGACGGAGCACTCTCCTGGAGCACCGCCCAAAAAGAATGCATTACAGCATACTACAAAAAATTCAAAGAACACTGGATCGAGGCCATCATCAAAGCAGAAGAACTCGATCAACAAGTTGTTTTTCGAGAAGAAACCGCCGCTGTTGTCAGGAGAAGACTTATCAACACGCTCGGCATCACCTACAAAAACAACACGCCAACAACCTCAGCAAGCCCTTTCAGCTTCCATTCAGGAACAACCACCATACGCGACGTCCTCTCCCGTATTGAAGAAGGATCCATCGTTGTCATCGACACAAGCAGCTTCAGCGGCGCACAAGAAATACTCATCGGCAGCATGTTCGCTTCCGCCCTATTTGCGTCATACAAGCGCCACAAAGCGAGAGGAGCTCTAGAAGAAAAGCCTGTTGCAGTAATAGTCTTGGAAGAAGCCCCCCGCGTCCTCGGCAAAGAAGTCCTCGAACAAGGACCAAACATATTCAGCACCATTGCAAGAGAAGGGCGAAAGTTCAACCTCGGTATTGTCGCAATCACCCAACTCCCCTCCCTCATTCCCCGCCAAATTCTTGCAAACATGAACACGAAAATCATCTTAGGAACGGAAATGAAGCCAGAACGCCAAGCTATCATTGAGAGCGCAGCCCAAGACCTCAGCAAGGACGACAGGGCCATCGCCTCTCTTGACAAAGGAGAAGCAATAATAACCAGCAACTTCACCAAATTCGCCATTCCAGTTGCCATACCCTACTTTCCACACTACGCGGCATCAACAACGCAACAACACGCCCCTGCTAAGAGTGTCAAGAAAGCATTTGCAGGAATCAAGACTCAACAATAA